The Methanobacteriaceae archaeon genome has a window encoding:
- a CDS encoding nitroreductase family protein, whose amino-acid sequence MRLIDTMLKRRSTRTFTDEPVTKEELGKILQAALLAPTSMNRKPCNFMVVNRKETLEELSKCKDHGADLIANANKAIVVLADTMIADTWCEDSSIALTYMHLMATELDLGSCWVQVHLRNRDGKNSEEIVRDILKVDSHYRIVGILAIGHSDDIPEPHNIGDIDKNKIHFLV is encoded by the coding sequence ATGAGGTTAATTGACACCATGCTTAAAAGAAGAAGTACAAGGACATTTACTGACGAGCCTGTTACAAAAGAAGAGCTTGGTAAAATATTACAAGCAGCACTTCTTGCTCCAACAAGCATGAACAGAAAGCCGTGTAACTTTATGGTTGTCAATCGCAAAGAAACTTTAGAAGAACTTTCCAAATGCAAAGATCATGGTGCTGATTTGATTGCAAATGCAAATAAAGCTATTGTTGTTCTAGCAGATACAATGATTGCTGATACATGGTGTGAAGATTCATCTATTGCACTAACATATATGCATCTAATGGCAACAGAATTGGATTTGGGAAGCTGTTGGGTTCAGGTCCATTTGAGAAATCGTGATGGTAAAAATTCAGAAGAAATTGTACGTGATATCCTAAAAGTCGACTCTCATTATAGAATTGTCGGCATTTTGGCTATTGGTCATTCTGATGATATTCCGGAGCCTCATAATATTGGAGATATTGATAAAAACAAAATTCATTTTTTAGTTTGA
- a CDS encoding aspartate kinase: protein MDLIVAKFGGTSVGNGGRIKKAAESIAKEYKKGKQVVVVVSAVNKTTDDLIKLADDAITCNLTDRQHAEIVGMGERTCVRLFSATLESLGVKSTYIDPYSDLWPIITDSNYLEAKIDFDKTNEKVNKLRNLLDQGIVPVVCGFLGKSGNHMTTLGRGGSDITAFLIGECLNANEVIIVTDVDGVLSTDPRKISDAKLLESITVDEMKTLATHGAQVLHPNALDYKHPKIDAKIINFEHGDLSSKGTKIIGPKDYKPIDLYENPVASITIVGKSLLNKVGIVSTLSNILLENGINLFKMNPHHNSITVFIDSKDANKAYELYHDHVIENEDLSSISRDKDTAMFSITTPEINEITLTHLLVENDIEPVLINYTKTEILLFVEWEFKYEVSKLLNTYKN, encoded by the coding sequence ATGGATTTAATAGTAGCAAAATTTGGTGGTACCTCTGTTGGAAATGGAGGAAGAATTAAAAAAGCTGCCGAATCAATAGCAAAAGAATATAAAAAAGGAAAACAAGTAGTTGTTGTTGTATCTGCAGTCAACAAAACAACAGATGACTTAATAAAGCTCGCTGATGATGCAATTACTTGTAACCTCACGGACAGACAACATGCTGAAATTGTTGGTATGGGTGAGAGAACCTGCGTTAGATTATTCTCTGCTACTTTAGAATCATTAGGAGTCAAATCAACATATATTGACCCATATTCAGATTTATGGCCAATTATTACCGATTCCAACTACCTTGAAGCAAAAATTGATTTTGATAAGACAAATGAAAAAGTAAATAAACTTAGAAACTTATTAGATCAAGGAATTGTTCCTGTTGTATGTGGATTTCTTGGAAAATCAGGCAATCACATGACCACATTAGGTCGTGGAGGAAGTGACATTACTGCATTTTTAATTGGAGAATGTTTAAATGCAAATGAAGTAATCATTGTAACTGATGTTGATGGAGTTTTATCAACTGATCCAAGAAAAATATCTGATGCAAAGCTTCTTGAAAGCATTACTGTTGATGAGATGAAAACTCTTGCAACACACGGAGCTCAGGTATTGCATCCTAATGCACTTGACTATAAACATCCAAAAATTGATGCTAAGATTATTAACTTTGAGCACGGTGATTTAAGTTCAAAAGGAACCAAAATTATTGGACCTAAAGACTACAAACCAATTGATTTGTATGAAAATCCTGTTGCATCAATAACAATTGTTGGAAAAAGTTTATTAAACAAAGTCGGAATTGTATCCACACTTTCAAATATTCTTTTGGAAAATGGAATCAATCTCTTTAAGATGAATCCTCACCATAACTCAATTACTGTTTTTATTGACAGTAAAGATGCAAATAAAGCATATGAGTTATACCACGATCATGTTATTGAAAATGAAGATTTAAGCTCAATTTCACGTGATAAGGATACTGCAATGTTTAGTATAACAACTCCTGAAATCAATGAAATTACTTTGACACATCTTTTAGTTGAAAATGACATTGAACCTGTCTTAATCAACTATACTAAAACTGAAATTTTATTATTTGTTGAGTGGGAATTCAAGTACGAAGTTTCCAAATTACTCAACACTTACAAAAATTAA
- a CDS encoding PaaI family thioesterase, which produces MANFNSLEEAREFFYKDKFAVETGVTLDELTEDKAICSLEITDIHKNAYGGVMGGVIFTLSDFAFAVLSNQLHQPTVAQQVSINYLSAPKGNKLTAEAYCRKNGRTSSIIIVDVSDDVGRDVAQFVGTGFKL; this is translated from the coding sequence ATGGCTAATTTTAATTCATTGGAAGAAGCAAGAGAATTTTTTTATAAGGATAAATTTGCAGTTGAAACTGGTGTTACTCTAGATGAATTAACCGAAGATAAAGCTATTTGTTCTCTAGAGATAACTGATATTCATAAAAATGCTTATGGTGGTGTTATGGGTGGTGTAATCTTCACATTGTCTGATTTTGCATTTGCTGTTTTATCTAATCAGCTCCATCAACCGACTGTTGCTCAACAAGTAAGCATTAATTATTTGTCTGCACCTAAAGGAAATAAACTAACTGCTGAGGCTTATTGTCGTAAAAACGGAAGAACATCCTCTATTATTATTGTAGATGTCAGTGATGATGTCGGTCGTGATGTTGCTCAGTTTGTAGGTACTGGTTTTAAATTATAG
- a CDS encoding GNAT family N-acetyltransferase: MSKLTFKIAERTDSKLILEYIKKLADYEKRSDEVIATEESIEKWVFDEKQAEVIFALEDDIPIGFALYFLSFSTYLGNVNMHLEDLFIDPEYRGNGYGKALLKELAKIVLERGYGRFEWTCLSWNQPSIDFYESIGAKQKDWNVFHFTGDELRNFVDE, from the coding sequence ATGTCCAAATTAACATTTAAAATAGCTGAAAGAACAGATTCAAAATTAATTTTAGAATACATTAAAAAGCTTGCAGATTATGAAAAAAGATCAGATGAAGTAATTGCAACCGAAGAGTCTATTGAAAAATGGGTATTTGATGAAAAACAAGCAGAAGTAATATTTGCTCTTGAAGATGATATTCCAATTGGATTTGCATTATATTTCTTAAGTTTTTCAACATATCTCGGTAATGTAAATATGCATTTGGAAGACTTATTTATCGATCCAGAATACCGTGGAAACGGATACGGAAAAGCATTACTCAAAGAACTTGCAAAAATAGTGCTTGAGAGAGGTTACGGTCGTTTTGAATGGACCTGTCTTTCATGGAACCAACCAAGTATTGATTTTTATGAATCAATCGGAGCTAAACAAAAAGACTGGAATGTATTCCACTTTACCGGTGATGAACTTAGAAATTTTGTAGATGAATAA
- a CDS encoding type II CAAX endopeptidase family protein, which produces MILVIVVSGGSTSAMAMLNGGYDGLNTYSFRGLVSLACTGMLVPATLIAARLVGGRPISSYLHSRESWNWKLFIYPLIITVLVLIIPSIYLIYTHKLTFDNHFTIVTLLLTLILAPLQTCGEELLYRGVIMQTLGSWFKIPILAIIIQSLLFVVIHPYNLIGMVDILFYALFYGIVSWKTKGLEASMAMHTANNTFLFILLGVGLNFFGKDTSMEIFLLNAIFTGIITVIVLFLNKKYNWSEN; this is translated from the coding sequence ATGATTCTTGTCATTGTTGTTTCAGGAGGAAGCACTTCTGCAATGGCAATGTTAAACGGAGGATATGATGGATTAAACACATACTCTTTCAGAGGTCTTGTATCATTGGCATGTACTGGAATGTTAGTACCTGCAACATTAATAGCTGCAAGACTTGTTGGAGGAAGACCAATTTCTTCATACTTACATTCTAGAGAAAGCTGGAACTGGAAATTGTTTATTTATCCATTGATAATAACAGTATTAGTTCTTATAATCCCGTCAATATATCTTATATACACACATAAGTTAACATTTGACAATCATTTTACAATTGTAACATTATTACTTACTTTGATTCTTGCACCACTACAAACCTGTGGTGAAGAACTCTTATACCGTGGAGTAATAATGCAGACCTTAGGATCCTGGTTTAAAATACCAATTTTAGCAATTATCATACAATCATTGCTTTTCGTAGTTATACACCCATATAACTTAATTGGAATGGTTGACATCTTATTCTATGCTCTTTTCTATGGTATTGTTTCCTGGAAAACAAAAGGTCTTGAAGCTTCAATGGCTATGCACACAGCAAATAACACTTTCTTATTTATCTTGCTTGGTGTAGGATTAAACTTCTTTGGAAAAGATACAAGTATGGAAATTTTCTTATTAAATGCAATATTTACTGGAATTATTACAGTAATTGTATTGTTCTTAAATAAGAAATATAACTGGTCAGAAAATTAA
- a CDS encoding MFS transporter has protein sequence MLSSATMLESFSYFVFAVILVLYMTDVLHFTDSFSTYFFGIAYGMTYLFQIVGGYLSDRYLGNRKVVLIGIILIAIAQLIFTYDASPYHISANMANHSTFLYTNQEILFLIAVIVMSIGVSFFTVSITSFISLFYKEDSKLVDSAFSIFYLFRNIGGFLAPVVVSSVVGIHDPKLYQYGFLYGFIAIIACLILFLAFKNKTFVSVDGKPLGVTP, from the coding sequence ATGTTATCTTCAGCAACAATGCTAGAAAGTTTCAGTTATTTTGTATTCGCAGTGATACTAGTACTTTATATGACTGATGTATTGCATTTTACAGATTCATTTTCAACATATTTCTTTGGAATAGCTTATGGTATGACTTATTTATTCCAAATAGTTGGAGGATATCTAAGTGACAGATATTTAGGAAACAGAAAAGTAGTATTGATCGGAATAATTTTAATAGCAATTGCACAGTTGATTTTTACATATGATGCAAGTCCATATCACATATCAGCAAATATGGCAAATCATTCCACATTTTTATACACAAATCAAGAAATATTATTCCTCATTGCAGTAATTGTAATGTCAATTGGAGTGAGCTTTTTTACAGTAAGTATAACTTCATTTATTAGTTTATTTTACAAAGAAGACTCAAAACTTGTTGATTCAGCATTTTCAATATTCTACTTATTCAGAAATATTGGAGGATTTCTTGCACCAGTAGTTGTAAGCAGTGTTGTAGGTATTCACGACCCTAAATTATATCAGTATGGATTTTTATATGGCTTTATTGCAATAATCGCATGTTTAATTCTATTTTTAGCATTTAAAAACAAAACTTTTGTATCTGTTGATGGAAAACCACTTGGAGTTACACCATAA
- a CDS encoding MGMT family protein: MKFKTIALKSFNEKLHDSKDMPKVIKIEDEKSIKRYGGENMLLAPPIEYHEIMSKIPEGKVITMVEIREYLAKKYNAEFTCPLTAGIFISLASKASEERDDNKIAFWRTLKKDGELNPKFPGGIEYQKEMLEKEGHTFTVRGRKNLRYFVENYEDKLFDLE, from the coding sequence GTGAAATTTAAAACTATTGCACTTAAAAGTTTTAATGAGAAATTGCATGATTCAAAGGACATGCCAAAAGTAATCAAAATTGAAGATGAAAAGTCTATTAAACGTTATGGTGGAGAAAACATGCTTCTTGCACCACCAATTGAATATCATGAAATCATGTCTAAAATTCCTGAAGGAAAAGTAATTACAATGGTTGAAATAAGAGAATACTTGGCTAAAAAGTATAATGCAGAATTTACTTGCCCACTTACCGCAGGAATATTTATATCATTAGCATCAAAAGCTAGTGAAGAGCGTGATGATAATAAAATAGCTTTCTGGAGAACTCTTAAAAAAGATGGGGAATTAAATCCGAAGTTTCCTGGTGGAATAGAATATCAAAAAGAAATGCTTGAAAAAGAAGGCCACACTTTTACTGTAAGGGGTAGAAAAAATTTAAGATATTTTGTTGAAAACTATGAAGATAAGCTATTTGATTTAGAATAG
- the gdhA gene encoding NADP-specific glutamate dehydrogenase, whose protein sequence is MSYVDEVIETIIEQNPGEPEFHQALCEVMESLRVVIEENEDEYRKNALLERLANPERQIKFRVPWVDDNGQVQVNTGYRVQFNSAIGPYKGGLRFHPSVNVGIIKFLGFEQIFKNSLTGLPIGGGKGGSDFDPKGKSDREVMAFCQSFMTELAKHIGADTDVPAGDIGVGAREVGYLFGQYKRLTNLYEGVLTGKGLTFGGSLARTEATGYGLLYFTNAMLKANDIDLAGKTIAVSGAGNVAIYAIEKAQQLGGKPVTCSDSTGWIYDPEGIDVELLKEVKEVRRERLTAYAEARESAEYHEGKGVWTIKCDIALPCATQNELLLEDAKILVENGVTAVAEGANMPTTIEATEYLQENGVLFAPGKASNAGGVATSALEMSQNSQRLSWTFEEVDAKLKGIMEDIFANVDAAAKEYDMEKNYVAGANIAGFKKVVDAMNAQGIV, encoded by the coding sequence ATGTCATACGTAGATGAAGTAATTGAAACTATTATTGAACAAAACCCTGGAGAACCAGAATTTCACCAAGCTTTATGTGAAGTAATGGAATCTTTAAGAGTTGTAATTGAAGAAAATGAAGACGAATACAGAAAAAATGCACTTCTTGAAAGATTAGCTAACCCAGAAAGACAAATCAAGTTCCGTGTTCCTTGGGTAGATGACAACGGACAAGTACAAGTAAACACTGGATACCGTGTACAATTCAACAGTGCTATTGGACCTTATAAAGGCGGATTACGTTTCCACCCTTCTGTAAACGTTGGTATTATTAAATTCTTAGGTTTCGAACAAATCTTCAAAAACTCCTTAACCGGACTTCCAATTGGTGGAGGAAAAGGTGGATCTGACTTTGATCCTAAAGGAAAATCTGATAGAGAAGTTATGGCTTTCTGTCAAAGTTTCATGACTGAATTAGCAAAACACATTGGTGCTGACACTGATGTACCTGCTGGAGATATCGGTGTAGGTGCTCGTGAAGTAGGATACTTATTCGGTCAATACAAAAGACTCACAAACTTATACGAAGGAGTATTAACTGGTAAAGGATTAACCTTCGGTGGTTCCCTTGCAAGAACTGAAGCTACTGGTTATGGATTATTATACTTCACTAACGCTATGTTAAAAGCAAATGACATTGATCTTGCTGGTAAAACTATCGCAGTTTCCGGAGCTGGAAACGTAGCAATTTACGCTATTGAAAAAGCTCAACAATTAGGCGGTAAACCAGTAACCTGTTCCGATTCTACCGGTTGGATTTACGACCCAGAAGGAATCGATGTAGAATTACTCAAAGAAGTAAAAGAAGTAAGACGTGAAAGATTAACTGCATACGCAGAAGCAAGAGAAAGCGCAGAATACCACGAAGGTAAAGGTGTATGGACCATTAAATGTGACATCGCATTACCATGTGCTACTCAAAACGAATTACTCTTAGAAGATGCAAAAATCTTAGTTGAAAATGGTGTTACTGCTGTTGCTGAAGGAGCAAACATGCCAACCACTATTGAAGCTACTGAATACTTACAAGAAAATGGCGTATTATTCGCACCAGGTAAAGCATCCAATGCTGGTGGAGTAGCTACTTCCGCATTAGAAATGTCTCAAAACTCCCAAAGATTATCCTGGACCTTTGAAGAAGTTGACGCAAAACTCAAAGGTATTATGGAAGACATCTTTGCAAATGTTGACGCAGCTGCTAAAGAATACGACATGGAGAAAAACTATGTTGCAGGAGCAAACATTGCTGGATTCAAAAAAGTTGTTGACGCAATGAATGCTCAAGGAATCGTATAG
- the prf1 gene encoding peptide chain release factor aRF-1, with amino-acid sequence MAEVSSKELYEFKKTLKELSGKRGRGTELVSVYIPPDKQLSDVGKHMRDELGQSANIKSKQTRKNVQSAIEVILQSIRLYKQPPANGLVLFVGMIPKGGPGTEKMEKFVLEPPEPITTYWYKCNNEFFVEPLEEIIEERDTYGLAVVDRKEATIATLKGKKVNILSHLTSGVPGKHKAGGQSQRRFDRVIDLAAHEFKKRVGEHMNDDFLDLKDDLKGIIVGGPGFTKEEFIQGDYLQYELKDKIIATVDTSYTGEPGIREVIDKSADILDNLDVMHEKKQVQRFLKELTKDKGLCSYGENQVRTNLIMGAVDTLLISEDLSSMRKTFECTNCGTQIEATVKTQAEADKFDEKCPNCNDTFKEVASKDLADEFVEKAEEMNTVVEFISTETEEGMQLFRAFGGIAAVLRYYVEY; translated from the coding sequence ATGGCTGAAGTATCATCAAAAGAATTATATGAATTCAAAAAAACTTTAAAAGAATTATCTGGAAAAAGAGGTAGAGGTACAGAGCTTGTTTCCGTTTACATTCCGCCTGATAAACAATTAAGTGATGTTGGTAAGCACATGAGAGATGAACTCGGACAAAGTGCTAACATTAAGAGTAAACAAACAAGAAAAAATGTACAATCTGCAATTGAAGTAATCTTACAAAGCATACGTTTATACAAACAACCTCCTGCAAATGGTTTAGTTTTATTTGTAGGTATGATTCCTAAAGGTGGTCCGGGTACTGAAAAGATGGAAAAATTCGTTTTAGAACCACCTGAACCAATTACAACCTACTGGTATAAATGTAACAACGAATTTTTCGTTGAACCTTTAGAAGAAATCATTGAAGAAAGAGATACCTACGGTCTTGCAGTAGTTGACAGAAAAGAAGCTACTATTGCTACATTAAAAGGTAAAAAAGTTAATATTTTATCTCACTTGACCAGTGGTGTTCCAGGTAAGCACAAGGCTGGGGGACAATCACAAAGAAGGTTTGACCGTGTAATTGACCTTGCTGCTCACGAGTTTAAAAAACGTGTTGGAGAACATATGAATGATGACTTTTTAGATCTCAAAGATGATTTAAAAGGAATTATTGTTGGTGGACCTGGTTTTACCAAAGAAGAATTCATTCAAGGAGATTACCTCCAATATGAACTTAAAGACAAAATAATTGCAACAGTAGATACTTCATATACTGGAGAACCGGGTATTCGTGAAGTTATTGATAAATCTGCAGACATCTTAGATAACTTAGATGTAATGCATGAGAAAAAACAAGTTCAAAGATTCTTAAAAGAATTAACCAAAGACAAAGGATTATGTTCCTACGGTGAAAATCAGGTTAGAACTAACTTGATTATGGGTGCTGTAGACACTTTACTTATCTCTGAAGATTTATCCAGCATGCGTAAAACATTTGAATGTACCAACTGTGGTACTCAAATTGAAGCAACTGTTAAAACTCAGGCTGAAGCAGATAAATTCGATGAAAAATGTCCTAACTGTAATGATACTTTTAAAGAAGTAGCGTCTAAAGATTTAGCTGATGAATTTGTTGAAAAAGCAGAAGAAATGAATACTGTTGTAGAATTCATTTCCACTGAAACTGAAGAAGGTATGCAACTTTTCAGAGCATTTGGTGGTATTGCTGCTGTTTTAAGATATTATGTTGAATACTAA
- the dusB gene encoding tRNA dihydrouridine synthase DusB translates to MKWKIGNVKIANQIVLAPMAGICDHAFRSIIKTMGCGLIETEMVSDKAIMYNNFKTQEMLFMKDEERPISQQIFGCGTESFKVASQYIYENMKPDIIDINMGCPVKKVAIKSKAGSALLKDPDKARKIVETVVDTVPIPVTAKIRSGWDESSINAVEMAKLIEDAGASAITVHPRTRHQRYDVPADWSLIKEVKDSVSIPVIGNGDVRSCYDAKRMLDETGCDAVMIGRATLGNPWLIKQCIDYIDHNIEPERISVEEKIKMAKRHADILEKTLPEKLAISRMRTQTAYYMKGMYRTVDIKPRLFKMNTKEEIFDLLDEYLSTHKDDFVRMF, encoded by the coding sequence ATGAAATGGAAAATTGGTAATGTTAAAATAGCAAATCAGATAGTTCTAGCCCCAATGGCAGGAATATGTGACCATGCATTCAGAAGTATAATTAAAACCATGGGTTGTGGTTTAATTGAAACTGAAATGGTTTCAGACAAAGCAATAATGTACAATAACTTCAAAACCCAAGAAATGCTATTTATGAAAGATGAGGAAAGACCTATTTCACAGCAAATCTTTGGCTGCGGCACAGAATCATTTAAAGTAGCTTCACAATACATTTATGAAAATATGAAACCTGACATTATCGATATCAATATGGGATGTCCTGTTAAAAAAGTAGCTATTAAATCAAAGGCAGGAAGTGCTCTTTTAAAAGATCCAGACAAAGCAAGAAAGATTGTTGAGACTGTTGTAGATACAGTTCCAATACCAGTTACTGCTAAAATTAGAAGTGGATGGGATGAAAGTAGCATTAATGCAGTTGAAATGGCTAAATTAATAGAAGATGCAGGTGCATCAGCAATTACTGTTCATCCACGTACCCGCCATCAAAGATATGATGTTCCAGCAGACTGGTCTTTAATCAAAGAAGTTAAAGATAGTGTTTCAATCCCAGTTATTGGAAATGGAGATGTTCGCTCCTGCTATGATGCTAAAAGAATGCTTGATGAAACTGGCTGTGATGCGGTAATGATTGGAAGAGCAACTCTTGGAAATCCATGGCTTATAAAACAATGTATTGACTATATTGACCATAATATTGAGCCTGAGAGAATTTCAGTTGAAGAAAAAATAAAAATGGCAAAAAGACATGCAGATATTCTTGAAAAGACACTGCCTGAAAAATTAGCAATTTCAAGAATGAGAACCCAGACTGCATATTATATGAAAGGAATGTATAGAACTGTTGATATAAAGCCAAGATTATTCAAAATGAACACAAAAGAAGAAATATTTGATTTATTGGATGAATATTTATCAACCCATAAAGATGATTTTGTAAGAATGTTCTAA
- a CDS encoding zinc ribbon domain-containing protein: protein MVLRRCPQCGSTSDDQYGFCIKCGYEFPKIDPTKKQCPLCGVENPDEAEFCVKCGTPLVLNNFNAQGKINPIIINKNAGAPVSAPAQGKWTRLIIIFGYVFSILGGLIGLILALYLVTRKDPSLRKHGIIQLAIFGFYVVVIAALYASGMIPPELITNYTQLLAGNFTR from the coding sequence ATGGTTTTAAGAAGATGCCCACAATGTGGTTCAACAAGTGACGACCAATATGGTTTTTGTATTAAATGTGGTTATGAATTTCCAAAAATAGACCCAACAAAAAAACAATGTCCGTTATGTGGAGTAGAAAATCCTGACGAAGCAGAATTTTGTGTTAAATGTGGAACACCATTAGTATTGAATAATTTTAATGCTCAAGGAAAAATAAATCCAATTATAATTAATAAAAATGCTGGAGCACCTGTTTCAGCACCAGCCCAAGGAAAATGGACTAGATTGATTATCATATTTGGATATGTTTTCTCAATTTTAGGTGGTCTTATAGGATTAATCCTTGCACTTTATTTAGTTACAAGAAAAGACCCAAGCCTAAGAAAACACGGAATTATCCAGCTTGCAATATTCGGATTCTATGTTGTAGTAATTGCTGCACTATACGCAAGTGGAATGATACCGCCTGAATTAATAACTAACTATACTCAACTACTCGCTGGAAACTTTACCCGCTAA
- the rimI gene encoding ribosomal protein S18-alanine N-acetyltransferase — translation MIIRKFNPNDLKRVFEIENSSFDQSYGMKMFQQLYEMGIGFLVAEHEGYVIGYVMFWVKYEFNGHIISIAVDEKYRRLGAGTQLLVKAISILSLLNLDTIFLEVNENNTGAIEFYKKFNFKQDRVVPKYYSNGDGAIVMYLPLAGKVSSE, via the coding sequence ATGATTATACGAAAATTTAATCCAAATGATTTAAAAAGAGTTTTTGAAATAGAAAATTCATCTTTTGACCAATCATACGGGATGAAAATGTTTCAGCAGTTATATGAAATGGGTATAGGATTTCTAGTAGCTGAACATGAAGGGTATGTAATTGGTTATGTAATGTTTTGGGTTAAATATGAGTTTAACGGACATATTATTTCAATAGCTGTTGATGAAAAATACAGACGTTTGGGAGCTGGAACCCAGCTTTTGGTTAAGGCGATCTCAATATTGTCCTTACTTAATTTAGATACAATTTTTCTTGAAGTTAATGAAAACAATACTGGAGCTATTGAATTTTACAAAAAATTTAATTTTAAACAGGATAGGGTTGTTCCTAAGTATTATTCAAATGGTGATGGTGCTATTGTTATGTATTTACCTTTAGCGGGTAAAGTTTCCAGCGAGTAG
- a CDS encoding UPF0146 family protein, producing MWQDFGDYILSQAGDKPVKIAEIGVGKFDQISNLLSEKENVTIIKTDIIPKDESVIKDDVTNPNLELYDSVSIIYSIRPPSELQPHIINLAQKINAQLIIKPLTNEDLNTGRVKMKLKNHKKASFYILK from the coding sequence ATGTGGCAAGATTTTGGAGATTATATTTTAAGTCAAGCTGGAGATAAACCAGTCAAAATTGCAGAAATAGGTGTTGGAAAGTTTGATCAGATTTCAAACCTTTTATCTGAAAAGGAAAATGTAACAATAATAAAAACAGACATCATTCCTAAAGATGAAAGTGTAATAAAAGACGATGTTACAAACCCAAATTTAGAATTATATGATAGTGTAAGCATTATCTATTCAATCAGACCTCCAAGTGAGCTTCAGCCCCACATAATAAATCTTGCACAAAAAATCAATGCACAGCTAATCATAAAGCCACTTACAAATGAAGATTTGAATACTGGCAGAGTAAAAATGAAATTAAAGAATCATAAAAAAGCTAGTTTTTATATTCTAAAATAA